One window of the Zea mays cultivar B73 chromosome 3, Zm-B73-REFERENCE-NAM-5.0, whole genome shotgun sequence genome contains the following:
- the LOC100383685 gene encoding uncharacterized protein LOC100383685, giving the protein MWSSSTPRVYRSWVRIQNKFRGWKGRKERQKIVKIQAHVRGHQVRKSYRKVAWSVGIVEKVILRWRRKGRGLRGFQSEKQLEGPSWQIQPAKAEAEDEYDFLKDGRKQATGRLDRALARVRSMNQYPEARDQYRRLQACVNSLRESQAMQDRMLADSTGTDGGDFMTELEELCRDDGDAPMSTIS; this is encoded by the exons ATGTGGAGTTCCTCGACCCCCAGAGTATACCGCAGCTGGGTTCGTATCCAAAACAAGTTCAGAGGATGGAAAGGAAGAAAAGAGCGGCAGAAAATTGTGAAGATACAG GCCCATGTACGTGGACATCAGGTAAGGAAAAGCTATCGGAAGGTAGCCTGGTCTGTTGGCATCGTGGAGAAAGTCATACTGAGGTGGAGGAGAAAGGGAAGGGGTCTGCGAGGTTTCCAATCTGAGAAACAACTTGAAGGTCCATCATGGCAGATCCAACCtgcaaaggctgaggctgaggatgaaTATGACTTCTTGAAGGATGGCAGGAAACAGGCTACAGGCAGGTTGGATAGAGCACTGGCTCGTGTGCGTTCCATGAATCAGTATCCTGAAGCAAGAGACCAGTACCGCAGGCTGCAAGCCTGTGTTAACAGCCTACGAGAGTCCCAG GCGATGCAGGACAGGATGCTGGCTGATTCAACTGGCACCGATGGGGGTGATTTCATGACTGAATTGGAGGAGCTATGCCGGGATGATGGCGATGCCCCGATGTCGACTATTTCTTGA
- the LOC542239 gene encoding tubulin beta-6 chain isoform X1 has product MREILHIQGGQCGNQIGAKFWEVVCDEHGIDPTGRYTGNSDLQLERVNVYYNEASCGRFVPRAVLMDLEPGTMDSVRTGPYGQIFRPDNFVFGQSGAGNNWAKGHYTEGAELIDSVLDVVRKEAENCDCLQGFQVCHSLGGGTGSGMGTLLISKIREEYPDRMMLTFSVFPSPKVSDTVVEPYNATLSVHQLVENADECMVLDNEALYDICFRTLKLTTPSFGDLNHLISATMSGVTCCLRFPGQLNSDLRKLAVNLIPFPRLHFFMVGFAPLTSRGSQQYRALTVPELTQQMWDAKNMMCAADPRHGRYLTASAMFRGKMSTKEVDEQMINVQNKNSSYFVEWIPNNVKSSVCDIPPRGLSMASTFIGNSTSIQEMFRRVSEQFTAMFRRKAFLHWYTGEGMDEMEFTEAESNMNDLVSEYQQYQDATADEEEYEDEEEVQADDM; this is encoded by the exons ATGAGGGAGATCCTGCACATCCAGGGAGGGCAATGTGGCAACCAGATTGGCGCCAAGTTCTGGGAGGTGGTGTGCGATGAACATGGCATTGACCCTACCGGGCGGTACACTGGCAATTCCGACCTTCAGTTGGAGCGTGTTAATGTCTACTACAATGAAGCCTCCTGCGGACGCTTTGTTCCCCGCGCTGTTCTCATGGATCTTGAGCCTGGGACAATGGACAGTGTCCGGACCGGACCCTATGGGCAGATCTTCCGCCCTGACAACTTTGTGTTTGGGCAATCTGGTGCTGGTAACAATTGGGCTAAGGGCCACTACACCGAGGGTGCTGAGCTCATTGACTCTGTtctggatgttgtgaggaaggaaGCTGAGAACTGTGACTGCTTGCAAG GATTCCAAGTATGCCACTCCCTTGGTGGTGGTACTGGATCTGGTATGGGTACGCTGTTGATCTCAAAGATCAGGGAAGAGTACCCTGACCGCATGATGCTTACATTCTCAGTTTTCCCCTCACCGAAAGTATCTGATACCGTGGTTGAGCCATACAATGCCACTCTTTCTGTCCACCAGTTGGTCGAGAATGCTGATGAGTGCATGGTTCTCGATAACGAAGCCCTCTATGACATCTGCTTCAGGACTCTTAAGCTGACCACCCCTAGCT TTGGTGATCTGAACCATTTGATCTCTGCAACCATGAGTGGAGTCACCTGCTGCCTAAGGTTCCCTGGTCAGCTGAACTCCGACCTCAGGAAGCTGGCAGTGAACCTGATCCCCTTCCCCCGTCTCCACTTCTTCATGGTCGGCTTCGCGCCGCTGACGTCCCGTGGCTCCCAGCAGTACCGGGCCCTCACAGTCCCCGAGCTCACGCAGCAGATGTGGGATGCCAAGAACATGATGTGTGCCGCTGACCCTCGCCATGGGCGTTACCTCACCGCCTCGGCCATGTTCCGCGGGAAGATGAGCACCAAGGAGGTTGACGAGCAGATGATCAACGTCCAGAACAAGAACTCGTCCTACTTCGTGGAGTGGATCCCCAACAACGTCAAGTCCAGCGTGTGCGACATCCCGCCCAGGGGCCTGTCCATGGCGTCCACCTTCATCGGCAACTCGACCTCCATCCAGGAGATGTTCCGGAGGGTGAGCGAGCAGTTCACTGCCATGTTCAGGAGGAAGGCTTTCTTGCACTGGTACACGGGCGAGGGCATGGACGAGATGGAGTTCACCGAGGCCGAGAGCAACATGAACGACCTCGTGTCGGAGTACCAGCAGTACCAGGACGCGACTGCCGACGAGGAGGAGtacgaggacgaggaggaggtGCAGGCCGATGACATGTGA
- the LOC103651099 gene encoding stomatal closure-related actin-binding protein 1 produces MTRVIHDSGDGMQKEALDLVSSDVNFPKGCFPDYRIGPNNQIIDPEETHEAVPLKEVVAKETAQLLEQHRRLSVRDLKEKFEKGLSSASKLSEEAKRREAASLDRQVLLKKLRDVLDTLKGRVAGRNKDDAEEAISLVEALAVQLTQREGELIYEKAEVKKLANFLKQATVDARKVAEEERALALAEIEKARAAIEKVEKAFHVHDSTKSSREEVLISEIEELRKEVREARRIKMLHQPIKVMDMEFELQALRTLISQKTQLCNQLNKELATIKRLEVDSSDLFELEGSNTLGSQFCIIPRVDGAPNIANCPIQWYRVISGGSRGLISGATKFTYAPEPFDVGRLLQAEIILNADKIIVQTDGPIDNGSVAPVTGAAHRSAQGAQIWEIGRSLWKAVARKVSRSMESRGKERRD; encoded by the exons ATGACAAGGGTCATCCATGACTCCGGAGATGGCATGCAGAAGGAGGCACTTGATTTGGTCTCATCTGATGTTAACTTTCCCAAGGGCTGTTTCCCAGACTATAGGATTGGACCAAACAACCAAATCATTGATCCAGAGGAAACGCATGAGGCCGTACCTCTCAAGGAGGTTGTTGCAAAGGAAACAGCGCAGCTGCTAGAGCAGCACAGGCGCCTTTCTGTGCGTGATCTCAAGGAGAAGTTTGAGAAGGGTCTATCTAGCGCTTCCAAGCTTTCTGAAGAG GCTAAGCGTCGAGAAGCTGCTTCATTAGACAGGCAGGTTCTTTTGAAGAAGCTCAGAGATGTTTTAGACACACTGAAAGGTCGTGTGGCTGGTCGAAATAAAGACGATGCTGAGGAAGCTATCTCACTG GTGGAGGCACTAGCTGTCCAGCTGACACAACGAGAAGGGGAGTTAATTTATGAGAAGGCTGAAGTAAAAAAATTGGCTAACTTCCTTAAGCAG GCTACTGTAGATGCACGCAAAGTAGCTGAAGAGGAAAGGGCTCTTGCACTTGCTGAAATTGAAAAGGCTAGAGCTGCAATCGAAAAAGTCGAGAAAGCATTTCATGTGCATGATTCTACGAAAAGCAGCAGAGAGGAGGTACTTATTTCA gaaatagaagaacttaggAAAGAGGTCCGAGAGGCTAGGAGGATAAAAATGCTACACCAGCCAATCAAG GTCATGGACATGGAGTTTGAGCTTCAGGCACTGCGGACTCTCATCTCACAGAAGACTCAGCTATGCAATCAGCTAAATAAAGAG CTTGCCACGATCAAGAGGTTAGAAGTAGATAGTTCTGACCTCTTTGAGCTTGAAGGTTCTAATACCCTTGGATCGCAGTTTTGTATTATTCCTCGAGTTGATGGTGCTCCAAACATTGCGAACTGTCCAATTCAGTGGTATCGTGTAATTTCTGGTGGCAGTAGAGGACTCATATCGG GAGCAACAAAATTTACGTATGCCCCAGAACCGTTTGATGTTGGTCGATTATTACAAGCAGAGATTATTTTGAATGCAGATAAAATCATAGTTCAGACGGATGGCCCTATAGATAATG GCAGCGTCGCGCCCGTGACAGGCGCCGCGCACAGGAGCGCGCAGGGCGCGCAGATCTGGGAGATCGGCAGGAGCTTATGGAAAGCAGTGGCTAGAAAGGTAAGTAGAAGTATGGAAAGTAGAGGGAAGGAAAGGAGAGATTGA
- the LOC542239 gene encoding tubulin beta-6 chain has translation MLAAATAAYGYFNPALLPTPHSPPASSRLPDLARSAPVASQFGSSHTSAKMREILHIQGGQCGNQIGAKFWEVVCDEHGIDPTGRYTGNSDLQLERVNVYYNEASCGRFVPRAVLMDLEPGTMDSVRTGPYGQIFRPDNFVFGQSGAGNNWAKGHYTEGAELIDSVLDVVRKEAENCDCLQGFQVCHSLGGGTGSGMGTLLISKIREEYPDRMMLTFSVFPSPKVSDTVVEPYNATLSVHQLVENADECMVLDNEALYDICFRTLKLTTPSFGDLNHLISATMSGVTCCLRFPGQLNSDLRKLAVNLIPFPRLHFFMVGFAPLTSRGSQQYRALTVPELTQQMWDAKNMMCAADPRHGRYLTASAMFRGKMSTKEVDEQMINVQNKNSSYFVEWIPNNVKSSVCDIPPRGLSMASTFIGNSTSIQEMFRRVSEQFTAMFRRKAFLHWYTGEGMDEMEFTEAESNMNDLVSEYQQYQDATADEEEYEDEEEVQADDM, from the exons ATGCTCGCAGCTGCCACCGCCGCCTACGGCTATTTTAACCCCGCGCTCCTGCCGACGCCGCACTCGCCCCCGGCCTCCTCCCGCCTCCCAGATCTCGCTCGCTCGGCGCCAGTTGCCTCGCAGTTTGGATCATCTCATACCTC GGCGAAGATGAGGGAGATCCTGCACATCCAGGGAGGGCAATGTGGCAACCAGATTGGCGCCAAGTTCTGGGAGGTGGTGTGCGATGAACATGGCATTGACCCTACCGGGCGGTACACTGGCAATTCCGACCTTCAGTTGGAGCGTGTTAATGTCTACTACAATGAAGCCTCCTGCGGACGCTTTGTTCCCCGCGCTGTTCTCATGGATCTTGAGCCTGGGACAATGGACAGTGTCCGGACCGGACCCTATGGGCAGATCTTCCGCCCTGACAACTTTGTGTTTGGGCAATCTGGTGCTGGTAACAATTGGGCTAAGGGCCACTACACCGAGGGTGCTGAGCTCATTGACTCTGTtctggatgttgtgaggaaggaaGCTGAGAACTGTGACTGCTTGCAAG GATTCCAAGTATGCCACTCCCTTGGTGGTGGTACTGGATCTGGTATGGGTACGCTGTTGATCTCAAAGATCAGGGAAGAGTACCCTGACCGCATGATGCTTACATTCTCAGTTTTCCCCTCACCGAAAGTATCTGATACCGTGGTTGAGCCATACAATGCCACTCTTTCTGTCCACCAGTTGGTCGAGAATGCTGATGAGTGCATGGTTCTCGATAACGAAGCCCTCTATGACATCTGCTTCAGGACTCTTAAGCTGACCACCCCTAGCT TTGGTGATCTGAACCATTTGATCTCTGCAACCATGAGTGGAGTCACCTGCTGCCTAAGGTTCCCTGGTCAGCTGAACTCCGACCTCAGGAAGCTGGCAGTGAACCTGATCCCCTTCCCCCGTCTCCACTTCTTCATGGTCGGCTTCGCGCCGCTGACGTCCCGTGGCTCCCAGCAGTACCGGGCCCTCACAGTCCCCGAGCTCACGCAGCAGATGTGGGATGCCAAGAACATGATGTGTGCCGCTGACCCTCGCCATGGGCGTTACCTCACCGCCTCGGCCATGTTCCGCGGGAAGATGAGCACCAAGGAGGTTGACGAGCAGATGATCAACGTCCAGAACAAGAACTCGTCCTACTTCGTGGAGTGGATCCCCAACAACGTCAAGTCCAGCGTGTGCGACATCCCGCCCAGGGGCCTGTCCATGGCGTCCACCTTCATCGGCAACTCGACCTCCATCCAGGAGATGTTCCGGAGGGTGAGCGAGCAGTTCACTGCCATGTTCAGGAGGAAGGCTTTCTTGCACTGGTACACGGGCGAGGGCATGGACGAGATGGAGTTCACCGAGGCCGAGAGCAACATGAACGACCTCGTGTCGGAGTACCAGCAGTACCAGGACGCGACTGCCGACGAGGAGGAGtacgaggacgaggaggaggtGCAGGCCGATGACATGTGA